From Melospiza melodia melodia isolate bMelMel2 chromosome 19, bMelMel2.pri, whole genome shotgun sequence, one genomic window encodes:
- the RAB22A gene encoding ras-related protein Rab-22A produces the protein MALRELKVCLLGDTGVGKSSIVWRFVEDSFDPNINPTIGASFMTKTVQYQNELHKFLIWDTAGQERFRALAPMYYRGSAAAIIVYDITKEETFSTLKNWVKELRQHGPPNIVVAIAGNKCDLNDVREVMEKDAKDYADSIHAIFVETSAKNAININELFIEISRRIPSTDTNPASSGKGFKLRRQPSVTKRSCC, from the exons ATGGCTCTGAGGGAGCTGAAAGTTTGCCTTCTGGGG GACACTGGTGTGGGCAAATCAAGTATTGTGTGGAGATTTGTTGAAGATAGCTTTGATCCCAACATCAACCCAACAATAGG aGCCTCATTTATGACCAAGACTGTACAGTATCAAAATGAGCTGCATAAATTCCTGATTTGGGATACAGCTGGACAGGAGAGG TTCCGAGCTTTAGCCCCGATGTATTACCGAGGGTCAGCAGCAGCCATTATAGTGTATGACATCACAAAAGAG GAAACTTTCTCAACATTAAAGAACTGGGTTAAAGAGCTTCGCCAGCATGGACCTCCCAACATTGTTGTAGCTATTGCAGGAAATAAGTGTGATCTTAATGATGTCAG agaagtCATGGAAAAAGATGCTAAAGACTATGCAGATTCCATTCATGCAATATTTGTAGAGACAAGTGCGAAAAATGCAATAAACATTAATGAACTCTTTATAGAAATTA GTCGCAGAATTCCATCCACTGACACCAACCCCGCCTCcagtgggaagggcttcaagcttcGACGACAGCCATCGGTGACAAAGCGCAGCTGCTGTTGA